In Mycolicibacterium phocaicum, one DNA window encodes the following:
- a CDS encoding mycofactocin-coupled SDR family oxidoreductase, whose translation MTDQPLAGKVAFVTGAARGQGRSHCARLARAGADIVAIDACAPVAEANGYAPATPADLAETVNLVEGEGRKIYAKQVDVRDAEGQQRVVAETIEQFGRLDIVVANAGVLNWGRLWEISPQQWQDTLDINLTGMWNTIRAVVPAMIAAGNGGSIIATSSAAGIKAVPGCGHYCASKFGVVGMINALAVELGEFGIRVNSVHPYGTDTPMGNDVSMYQVLQDHPQYIHSFSPGALPTDSLIKPDQISDIVVWLASDASSLVTAAQIPADKGYLKI comes from the coding sequence ATGACCGATCAACCGCTGGCCGGCAAGGTCGCGTTCGTCACCGGAGCCGCGCGCGGACAGGGCCGTTCGCACTGTGCCCGGCTGGCACGAGCCGGTGCCGACATCGTCGCCATCGACGCCTGCGCGCCCGTGGCGGAGGCCAACGGGTACGCGCCGGCGACTCCCGCGGATCTGGCCGAGACGGTGAACCTCGTCGAAGGTGAAGGCCGCAAGATCTACGCGAAGCAGGTCGACGTCCGGGACGCCGAAGGCCAGCAGCGCGTGGTCGCCGAGACCATCGAACAGTTCGGCCGGCTGGACATCGTGGTGGCCAACGCGGGCGTGCTGAACTGGGGGCGACTCTGGGAGATTTCCCCGCAGCAGTGGCAGGACACCCTGGACATCAACCTGACCGGCATGTGGAACACCATCCGGGCCGTGGTGCCGGCGATGATCGCGGCCGGCAACGGTGGGTCGATCATCGCCACCAGTTCGGCCGCCGGCATCAAGGCCGTGCCGGGTTGCGGGCACTACTGCGCCAGCAAGTTCGGCGTCGTGGGCATGATCAACGCGCTCGCCGTAGAGCTGGGCGAGTTCGGCATCCGCGTGAATTCGGTACACCCGTACGGCACCGACACGCCCATGGGCAACGACGTGTCCATGTACCAGGTCCTACAGGATCATCCGCAGTACATCCACAGCTTCTCCCCCGGCGCGCTGCCGACGGATTCGCTGATCAAGCCGGATCAGATCTCGGACATCGTGGTCTGGTTGGCGAGCGACGCGTCGTCGTTGGTGACGGCCGCGCAAATCCCGGCAGACAAGGGTTATCTCAAGATCTGA
- a CDS encoding TetR/AcrR family transcriptional regulator has protein sequence MAKSNAGVANNSLDAQARATQFMRSALDILGETGRTEFTVLEVVERSKTSLRAFYQHFATKDELVLALIDAMLTEFTTTWQAEAAGLSPAEALRELVDRICVPPASSTQDSINRGLTFYHDRLAETMPDDYGRVLTPLHALIVDIVERGMADGTFAPGLDVEATAALVMQTIFGALRLRALGPGLELTPIGSERIYAFCLRALEN, from the coding sequence ATGGCGAAGTCGAACGCCGGGGTGGCAAACAACAGTCTCGACGCGCAGGCGCGCGCCACACAGTTCATGCGCTCGGCCCTCGACATCCTCGGCGAGACCGGCCGCACAGAGTTCACGGTGCTCGAGGTCGTGGAGCGGTCGAAGACGTCGTTGCGGGCCTTCTATCAGCACTTCGCCACCAAGGACGAGCTGGTGCTGGCCTTGATCGACGCGATGCTGACCGAGTTCACCACCACGTGGCAGGCCGAGGCGGCCGGGCTGAGCCCCGCCGAGGCGCTGCGGGAGCTGGTAGACCGCATCTGCGTGCCGCCCGCGTCCAGCACGCAGGACAGCATCAATCGTGGGCTGACCTTCTACCACGATCGCCTGGCCGAGACGATGCCGGACGACTACGGCCGCGTGCTGACACCGTTGCATGCGCTCATCGTCGACATCGTCGAACGCGGAATGGCCGATGGCACCTTTGCGCCCGGCCTCGACGTCGAAGCCACCGCGGCTCTCGTCATGCAGACCATCTTCGGCGCCCTACGGCTGCGCGCACTCGGACCTGGCCTCGAGCTCACCCCGATCGGCAGCGAGCGCATCTACGCGTTCTGCCTGCGCGCGTTGGAGAACTGA
- a CDS encoding Acg family FMN-binding oxidoreductase, with translation MMKTAVALGEIEDAVHSACRAPSFHNSQPWIWVLESTTLRLFLDPDQLVDTDSAGRQALLSCGAALDHLRVVMAARGWEILVDRFPNPNNRHHLADIDFRQSAGITAAQRRDADAVARRRSDRLPYGPVENLAAFEMLLRLAVKDRPTHVDLITPQQRVKLAEASHLAEALRMYDTEYHAELAWWTAPFGATTGIPHSALVSAAESDRVEVGRTFPVTHIRERRQDVGDDQATIVVISALDDTPRGILACGETLSAVLIEATGASLASCTLTHVTEHPATRAMISTLTGHPLPQVLVRIGVAPEFDDVPPPTPRRPLSDVFHVRAG, from the coding sequence ATGATGAAAACCGCCGTCGCACTTGGAGAAATCGAGGACGCAGTTCATTCGGCCTGTCGCGCACCGTCGTTCCACAACAGCCAGCCGTGGATCTGGGTGCTCGAATCGACCACGTTGCGGCTTTTTCTCGATCCCGACCAACTGGTGGACACCGACAGCGCCGGCCGTCAGGCACTGCTGAGCTGCGGCGCGGCCCTCGACCATCTGCGCGTGGTCATGGCGGCGCGCGGCTGGGAGATCCTGGTCGACCGCTTTCCGAATCCGAACAACCGGCACCACCTGGCCGACATCGACTTCCGGCAATCGGCCGGCATCACCGCCGCCCAGCGCAGGGACGCCGACGCCGTCGCGCGCCGGCGCTCCGACCGGCTGCCCTACGGCCCGGTCGAGAATCTGGCGGCGTTCGAGATGCTGCTGCGGCTGGCGGTGAAGGACCGCCCCACCCACGTCGATCTGATCACGCCGCAACAGCGGGTCAAATTGGCCGAAGCCTCGCATCTCGCCGAGGCGCTACGCATGTACGACACCGAGTATCACGCTGAACTGGCCTGGTGGACAGCTCCTTTCGGGGCCACCACCGGAATTCCGCACAGCGCACTGGTGTCGGCCGCCGAATCCGACCGAGTCGAGGTCGGGCGCACCTTTCCGGTGACGCATATCAGGGAACGGCGGCAGGACGTGGGCGACGATCAGGCCACCATCGTGGTGATATCGGCACTCGACGACACCCCGCGCGGCATCCTGGCGTGTGGCGAGACATTGTCGGCGGTGCTCATCGAAGCCACCGGCGCCAGCCTGGCAAGTTGCACCCTGACCCATGTGACCGAGCACCCCGCCACGCGCGCCATGATCAGTACGCTGACGGGCCATCCGCTGCCGCAGGTTCTGGTCCGGATCGGCGTCGCACCCGAATTCGACGACGTGCCGCCACCGACACCGCGCCGTCCGCTGTCGGACGTCTTCCACGTCCGGGCCGGATGA
- a CDS encoding zinc-binding alcohol dehydrogenase family protein, whose translation MRAWRVREPAPIGRGPLEFGSVEVPAPGAGEVLIAVRACGVCRTDLHIAEGDLPVHRPLVIPGHEVVGEVVALGEHTDAQLAVGDRVGVAWLRHTCGSCRFCLRGAENLCPNSRYTGWDADGGYAEFVTAPAVYVHRLPAGYTDAELAPLLCAGIIGYRSLLRANLPAGGRLGIYGFGGSAHITAQVALARGAEVHVMTRGEAAQQLALDLGAASAQGATDRPPVALDAAILFAPVGDLVLPALEALDRGGTLAIAGIHLSDIPALNYQRHLFQERQVRSVASNTRADAREFLAFAGTHRIDVTAPIYPLNQADRALGDLAAGRISGAAVLQVG comes from the coding sequence ATGCGCGCATGGCGGGTGCGTGAGCCCGCGCCGATCGGGCGCGGCCCGCTCGAATTCGGCTCTGTCGAGGTCCCGGCGCCCGGTGCCGGTGAAGTGCTCATCGCCGTCCGGGCGTGCGGCGTGTGTCGCACGGACCTCCACATCGCCGAGGGCGACCTGCCGGTCCACCGACCGCTCGTCATCCCCGGCCATGAGGTCGTGGGCGAGGTGGTCGCGCTCGGCGAACACACCGATGCGCAGCTCGCCGTCGGTGATCGGGTCGGGGTGGCCTGGCTCCGGCACACCTGCGGCAGCTGCCGATTCTGCCTGCGCGGCGCGGAGAACCTCTGCCCGAATTCTCGCTACACCGGCTGGGACGCCGACGGTGGCTACGCGGAATTCGTCACGGCACCAGCCGTTTACGTCCACCGGCTGCCCGCGGGCTACACCGATGCCGAACTGGCGCCGCTGCTGTGCGCCGGCATCATCGGCTACCGGTCGCTGCTTCGGGCCAACCTGCCGGCCGGTGGCCGGCTCGGCATCTACGGCTTCGGCGGCAGCGCACACATCACGGCGCAGGTGGCGCTCGCCCGCGGCGCCGAGGTGCACGTCATGACCCGCGGCGAGGCCGCCCAGCAACTCGCGCTCGATCTCGGTGCCGCCTCGGCCCAGGGCGCCACCGACCGGCCGCCCGTCGCCCTGGACGCCGCGATCCTGTTCGCCCCCGTGGGCGATCTGGTGTTGCCGGCGCTCGAGGCCCTCGATCGTGGCGGCACGCTGGCGATCGCCGGTATCCACCTCAGTGACATCCCCGCGCTGAACTACCAGCGGCACCTGTTCCAGGAACGCCAGGTGCGGTCGGTGGCATCGAACACCCGCGCCGACGCCCGGGAATTCCTCGCCTTCGCCGGCACGCATCGCATCGACGTCACCGCCCCGATCTATCCCCTGAATCAGGCGGACCGCGCCCTGGGGGATCTGGCGGCCGGACGCATCTCGGGCGCCGCGGTCCTGCAGGTCGGTTGA
- a CDS encoding Rv2578c family radical SAM protein, with translation MRWDGQAVARAEADGALPGLERLGLVRSVRVPKFDGITFHEVLCKSALNKVPEASNLPFRYTVNAYRGCSHACRYCFARPTHEYLDFDSGNDFDRELVVKTNVAEVLRRELFRRSWTRDAVALGTNTDPYQRAEGRYALMPGIITALTDSGTPFSILTKGTLLRRDLPLIVEAGTRVGVSVAVSLAMLDPDLHRSVEPGTPTPAARLELISAITQAGLDCHVMVAPVLPYLTDSEAHLEALLSRIAAAGATGVTVFGLHLRGATRGWFLAWLGSTYPELLLRYRELYGRGAYLGPEYREQLRKRVAPLVARYGLGGRVNRLDTMRTAPAAVSAGAVQPALF, from the coding sequence GTGCGGTGGGACGGGCAGGCGGTGGCGCGGGCCGAAGCGGACGGTGCCCTACCGGGCCTTGAACGGCTCGGGCTGGTCCGCAGTGTCCGGGTTCCCAAGTTCGACGGCATCACGTTCCACGAGGTGCTGTGCAAGTCGGCGCTGAACAAGGTGCCCGAGGCGTCGAATCTGCCGTTCCGCTACACCGTCAACGCCTACCGCGGATGTTCGCACGCGTGCCGGTACTGCTTCGCCCGCCCCACACATGAGTATCTGGACTTCGACTCCGGAAATGATTTCGACCGTGAACTCGTGGTGAAGACGAACGTCGCGGAAGTGTTGCGGCGGGAGCTCTTTCGGCGCTCGTGGACGCGTGACGCGGTCGCACTGGGCACCAACACCGATCCCTACCAGCGGGCCGAGGGCCGGTACGCGCTGATGCCGGGAATCATCACGGCACTGACCGATTCGGGGACACCGTTCTCGATCCTGACCAAGGGCACGCTGCTGCGCCGCGACCTGCCGCTGATCGTCGAGGCGGGTACCCGGGTCGGGGTCAGTGTCGCGGTGTCGCTGGCGATGCTGGACCCGGACCTGCATCGGTCGGTCGAACCCGGAACCCCTACGCCCGCAGCGCGTTTGGAGCTCATCTCGGCCATCACGCAGGCCGGGCTCGACTGCCATGTGATGGTCGCGCCCGTGCTGCCGTACCTGACCGACTCGGAAGCACACCTGGAGGCGCTGCTGTCGCGGATCGCGGCCGCCGGTGCCACGGGCGTGACGGTCTTCGGGCTGCATCTGCGCGGCGCGACCCGTGGCTGGTTCCTGGCGTGGCTGGGCTCGACGTATCCGGAGCTGCTGCTTAGATATCGCGAATTGTACGGGCGCGGTGCGTATCTCGGCCCGGAGTACCGCGAACAGCTGCGCAAGCGGGTGGCACCGCTGGTGGCGCGATACGGACTCGGCGGCCGGGTCAACAGACTTGACACCATGCGTACCGCCCCGGCGGCAGTGTCCGCCGGGGCGGTGCAGCCTGCGTTGTTCTGA
- a CDS encoding PAS and ANTAR domain-containing protein, which translates to MSETNGEIAESESWDVAAVFSGGDAQHVGSFQFHLAEQRWVWSEAVARMHGYALGEVEPTTELLLSHKHPDDRAKVAEILERVQTGGLFSSRHRIVDSAGKIHWVVVVSDRMTDEDGEITGTHGYYIDVTAGIQSDLSVAMASVVESRSVIDQAKGILMAAYGIDADRAFEILKWRSQATQMKLRTVAARLLDAVIREGLAPETVTAIDHLLLIDGPAEA; encoded by the coding sequence ATGAGTGAAACCAACGGCGAGATCGCCGAGTCCGAATCCTGGGACGTCGCTGCCGTGTTCAGCGGCGGCGATGCGCAACACGTCGGCAGTTTCCAGTTCCATCTCGCCGAGCAGCGCTGGGTGTGGTCTGAAGCGGTGGCCCGCATGCACGGTTATGCGTTGGGGGAGGTCGAGCCCACCACCGAGTTGCTGCTGAGTCACAAGCATCCGGACGACCGCGCCAAGGTCGCCGAGATTCTCGAGCGCGTGCAGACCGGTGGGTTGTTCAGCAGCCGGCACCGAATCGTCGATTCCGCTGGAAAAATCCACTGGGTCGTGGTCGTCAGTGACCGGATGACCGACGAGGACGGCGAGATCACCGGCACCCACGGCTACTACATCGACGTCACCGCCGGCATCCAGTCCGACCTCTCCGTGGCCATGGCCTCGGTGGTGGAATCGCGCTCCGTGATCGACCAGGCCAAGGGCATCTTGATGGCCGCCTACGGCATCGACGCGGACCGCGCTTTCGAGATTCTGAAATGGCGTTCGCAGGCCACGCAGATGAAGCTGCGGACCGTCGCCGCCCGCTTGCTGGACGCGGTGATCCGCGAAGGCCTGGCGCCCGAGACCGTCACCGCGATCGACCATCTGTTGCTCATCGACGGACCAGCCGAGGCTTGA
- a CDS encoding TIGR03557 family F420-dependent LLM class oxidoreductase: MTHIGYFLCCEQFDPHDLISQARRAEEAGFHALWISDHFHPWHDEQGQSPFVWGVLGALSEVTALPVTTAVTCPTFRMHPAIIAQAAATAAVQLRGGFRLGVGSGEALNEHILGDPWPSAGERLDRLAEAVALIRALHRGEELNHDGRYFRVQDARIYTLPDHRIPIYVSGFGPQATRLAGRIGDGYCITMPDAERVALFREAGGGRKPVQAGMKVCWDVDPEFAADTAHRLWATEQLPGQLNQILPRPTDFVSAASLVPREAVTDAIVCGPDIDAHIQQVRKYVDAGVDEIYVQQIGPDMDGFFDAWERDVLPEFQTSAYA, translated from the coding sequence ATGACGCATATCGGTTATTTCCTCTGCTGCGAACAGTTCGATCCCCACGACCTGATCTCTCAGGCCAGACGAGCCGAGGAAGCCGGTTTTCACGCGCTGTGGATATCTGATCACTTCCACCCGTGGCACGACGAACAGGGCCAGAGTCCGTTCGTCTGGGGCGTTCTGGGCGCGCTGTCCGAGGTCACGGCACTGCCCGTCACCACCGCCGTCACCTGCCCGACGTTCCGGATGCATCCCGCGATCATCGCGCAGGCCGCCGCCACCGCCGCCGTTCAGCTGCGCGGCGGTTTCCGGCTGGGTGTCGGCAGCGGTGAGGCGCTCAACGAGCACATCCTGGGCGACCCATGGCCGTCGGCCGGAGAACGGCTGGACCGACTCGCGGAAGCGGTGGCGCTCATCCGGGCCCTGCACCGCGGGGAAGAGCTGAACCACGACGGCCGCTACTTCCGGGTCCAGGACGCCCGCATCTACACGCTGCCGGATCACCGCATACCGATCTACGTATCGGGGTTCGGCCCGCAGGCGACCCGGCTGGCCGGGCGGATCGGCGACGGTTACTGCATCACGATGCCCGACGCCGAGCGGGTCGCCCTGTTCCGGGAAGCCGGTGGCGGCCGCAAGCCGGTGCAGGCCGGGATGAAGGTCTGCTGGGACGTCGACCCGGAATTCGCGGCCGACACGGCGCACAGACTGTGGGCCACCGAGCAACTACCCGGACAACTCAACCAGATACTGCCCCGGCCAACGGATTTCGTGTCCGCCGCGAGCCTGGTGCCGCGCGAGGCTGTGACGGACGCGATCGTGTGCGGGCCCGACATCGACGCCCACATCCAGCAGGTGCGCAAGTATGTCGATGCCGGCGTCGACGAGATCTACGTTCAGCAGATCGGCCCGGACATGGACGGTTTCTTCGACGCCTGGGAGCGCGACGTCCTGCCCGAATTCCAGACCTCGGCCTACGCCTGA
- a CDS encoding Dps family protein has translation MSEFTIPGLSEEQSSRIRVLLQIQLSTYNDLHLTLKHVHWNVVGPNFIGVHEMIDPQVELVRGYADQTAERLAALGASPNGTPGAILKHRTWDDYSIGRDTAQAHLAALDLVYGGVIRDARKAIEELDELDLVTQDMLIGQVAELEKFQWFVRAHLESAGGELASGGAHTERQAAAQA, from the coding sequence ATGAGCGAATTCACCATTCCAGGACTTTCCGAAGAACAGAGCAGCCGGATCCGAGTGCTGTTGCAAATCCAGCTGAGCACGTACAACGACCTGCATCTCACGCTGAAGCATGTGCATTGGAATGTCGTGGGCCCCAATTTCATTGGCGTGCACGAGATGATCGATCCGCAGGTGGAGCTGGTGCGCGGTTACGCGGATCAGACCGCGGAGCGACTGGCGGCATTGGGCGCCTCGCCGAACGGTACGCCGGGGGCGATTCTCAAACATCGCACCTGGGACGACTACTCGATCGGCCGCGATACCGCGCAGGCGCACCTTGCCGCGCTGGATTTGGTCTACGGCGGCGTTATCAGGGACGCGCGTAAGGCCATCGAAGAACTCGACGAGCTCGACCTGGTCACCCAGGACATGCTGATCGGTCAGGTCGCCGAACTGGAGAAGTTCCAGTGGTTCGTTCGTGCCCATCTGGAATCGGCCGGCGGCGAGCTCGCCAGCGGCGGTGCGCACACCGAGCGCCAGGCGGCGGCTCAGGCGTAG
- the ctaD gene encoding aa3-type cytochrome oxidase subunit I, whose amino-acid sequence MTAVEVPLTPGRPFPARRKSLGAVLYGLVSTTDHKLIGQMYLAASFAFFFSAGIMALLMRTELAMPGLQFLSNEQYNQLFTVHGTVMLLLYATPVVFGFANLVLPLQIGAPDVAFPRLNALSFWLFLFGGLLVLAGFVVPGGAADFGWTGYTPLSDAVRSPGSGGDLWAVGLIVSGLGTILGAVNMVTTVVCMRCPGMTMFRMPIFTWNIVATGVLILLAFPILTAALFGLLAQRHLGAHIYDAANGGAILWQHLFWFFGHPEVYIVALPFFGIVTEIIPVFSRKPIFGYTTLIYATWAITVLSVAVWAHHMFATGAVLLPFFSFMTFLIAVPTGIKFWNWIGTMWKGQLTFETPMLFAVGFLVTFLLGGLSGVLLASPPLDFHVTDSYFVVAHFHYVLFGTIVFATYAGIYFWFPKMCGRLLDERLGKLHFWLTFIGFHTTFLVQHWLGDQGMPRRYADYLPGDGFDALNLVSTIGSFILALSVLPFVWNVFKSWRYGEPVVVDDPWGHGNSLEWATSCPPPRHNFTELPRIRSERPAFELHYPHMTERMHAESHVGR is encoded by the coding sequence GTGACCGCTGTCGAAGTGCCGTTGACACCCGGGCGGCCGTTCCCGGCGCGCCGAAAGAGTTTGGGCGCCGTGCTGTACGGACTCGTCAGCACGACCGACCACAAGTTGATCGGCCAGATGTACCTGGCGGCATCGTTCGCGTTCTTCTTCAGCGCCGGAATCATGGCACTGCTGATGCGCACCGAACTCGCGATGCCGGGACTGCAGTTCCTGTCCAACGAACAGTACAACCAGCTGTTCACCGTGCACGGCACCGTGATGCTGCTGTTGTACGCGACGCCCGTCGTCTTCGGTTTCGCGAATCTGGTGCTGCCCCTGCAGATCGGCGCACCCGACGTCGCCTTCCCGCGGCTCAACGCGCTGTCGTTCTGGCTGTTCCTGTTCGGCGGGCTGCTGGTGCTGGCCGGATTCGTCGTGCCCGGCGGCGCAGCCGATTTCGGATGGACGGGGTACACCCCGCTGTCCGACGCCGTGCGCTCACCGGGGTCCGGCGGGGACCTGTGGGCGGTGGGCCTGATCGTGTCGGGCCTCGGCACCATCCTCGGCGCCGTCAACATGGTCACCACCGTGGTCTGTATGCGCTGTCCGGGGATGACCATGTTCCGCATGCCCATCTTCACCTGGAACATCGTCGCCACCGGCGTGCTGATTCTCCTCGCCTTCCCGATCCTGACCGCGGCCCTGTTCGGCCTGCTGGCACAGCGTCATCTGGGTGCCCACATCTACGATGCGGCCAACGGCGGCGCGATCCTCTGGCAACACTTGTTCTGGTTCTTCGGCCACCCCGAGGTGTACATCGTCGCGCTGCCGTTCTTCGGCATCGTCACCGAGATCATCCCGGTGTTCTCCCGAAAGCCGATATTCGGTTACACCACACTGATTTACGCGACGTGGGCCATCACGGTGCTGTCGGTCGCCGTGTGGGCGCACCACATGTTCGCCACGGGAGCCGTACTGCTGCCGTTCTTCTCGTTCATGACATTCCTGATCGCGGTCCCCACCGGCATCAAATTCTGGAACTGGATCGGCACCATGTGGAAGGGCCAGTTGACCTTCGAGACGCCCATGCTCTTCGCGGTCGGATTCCTCGTCACCTTCCTGTTGGGCGGACTTTCGGGCGTGCTGCTGGCCAGCCCGCCGCTGGACTTCCATGTGACGGACTCGTATTTCGTTGTGGCGCACTTCCATTACGTGCTGTTCGGCACCATCGTTTTTGCCACCTACGCCGGCATCTACTTCTGGTTCCCCAAGATGTGCGGCCGGCTGCTCGACGAGCGCCTGGGCAAACTGCACTTCTGGCTGACCTTCATCGGTTTCCACACGACCTTCCTCGTACAGCATTGGCTGGGCGACCAGGGCATGCCGCGCCGTTACGCGGATTACCTGCCCGGCGACGGCTTCGACGCGCTCAATCTGGTCTCCACGATCGGGTCGTTCATCCTGGCGCTGTCGGTACTTCCGTTCGTGTGGAACGTGTTCAAGAGCTGGCGTTACGGCGAGCCCGTCGTGGTCGACGACCCGTGGGGGCACGGTAACTCGCTGGAGTGGGCCACCAGCTGCCCGCCGCCGCGGCACAACTTCACCGAGCTGCCCCGGATCCGTTCGGAGCGGCCGGCGTTCGAGCTGCACTACCCGCACATGACCGAACGGATGCATGCCGAGTCGCATGTGGGCCGGTGA
- a CDS encoding low affinity iron permease family protein encodes MLFVIQQTTNRQTGAILLKLDELIVTSATARDEVIDAERRDTAEQEKLHDRLHH; translated from the coding sequence ATGCTCTTCGTCATTCAGCAAACCACCAACCGCCAGACCGGCGCGATTCTGCTCAAACTCGACGAACTGATCGTCACCTCAGCGACGGCCCGCGACGAGGTCATCGACGCCGAACGCCGCGACACCGCAGAACAAGAGAAACTGCACGACCGCCTGCACCACTGA
- a CDS encoding low affinity iron permease family protein → MTATDNPDSEVMPSGVSGKVPWFDRFATSTSEIVSRAWFFLACVLLVVVWAPTFAFMTIDTWQLVINTITTIITFLLVALLQNTQRRADDALQHKLNAIADALADLMHHQGNENDSIRDDEKQLREAVGLEERESTG, encoded by the coding sequence ATGACCGCTACCGACAACCCTGATTCTGAGGTGATGCCGTCCGGCGTCTCCGGTAAAGTGCCCTGGTTCGACCGATTCGCCACCAGCACATCCGAAATCGTCTCCCGCGCTTGGTTCTTCCTCGCGTGCGTGCTGCTGGTGGTCGTGTGGGCGCCGACTTTCGCCTTCATGACCATCGACACCTGGCAGCTGGTCATCAACACGATCACGACGATCATCACGTTCCTGCTGGTCGCCCTGCTGCAGAACACCCAGAGGCGTGCCGATGACGCGCTCCAGCACAAACTCAACGCCATCGCCGACGCACTGGCAGATTTGATGCACCACCAAGGCAATGAAAACGACAGCATCCGCGACGACGAGAAACAACTGCGCGAGGCCGTCGGACTCGAAGAGCGCGAAAGCACCGGCTGA
- a CDS encoding M42 family metallopeptidase, whose amino-acid sequence MIELLQELLRAYGPCGQEDAVREICLRELAPVVDSAWVDRAGNVVGRVSSSAREEEHPPIRVMAHMDELSMLVKRVQPDGRVRLTPLGTMYPANFGLGPVLMLGDREHVCGVLTVGSEHTTQESPQIWQTKPDGGDRALNWSDVYVFTGRTPEQLTAAGIRPGTRVCVHRSKRELVEIDDFLGSYFMDDRALLVVLLSAARELRQRPERPPQDVYFVCTVSEEVGGLGGSYASRALPGELTLALEVGPTEAEYGTTVTGGPIVGYSDAQCVYDKGVADRLMDVATALGADPQPAVLGAFESDASHAKSNGHTAAAGLLCLPTLSTHGYEVVPRGGIETLSEVLVEFLAGAPRVNRATSGKDAP is encoded by the coding sequence ATGATCGAGCTGCTGCAGGAACTGTTGCGTGCGTACGGGCCCTGTGGGCAGGAGGACGCCGTCCGCGAGATCTGCCTGCGGGAGCTGGCACCCGTGGTCGACAGTGCTTGGGTCGACCGGGCGGGCAATGTGGTCGGGCGGGTGTCCTCCTCGGCGCGCGAGGAGGAGCACCCGCCCATCCGCGTCATGGCTCACATGGACGAATTGTCGATGCTCGTGAAGCGGGTGCAGCCGGACGGCAGAGTGCGGCTGACGCCGCTGGGCACGATGTATCCGGCGAACTTCGGCCTCGGGCCGGTGCTGATGCTGGGTGACCGTGAGCATGTATGTGGTGTTCTCACAGTGGGATCCGAACACACCACGCAGGAAAGTCCACAGATCTGGCAGACCAAACCCGACGGCGGTGACCGGGCACTGAACTGGTCGGACGTGTACGTGTTCACGGGCCGCACGCCGGAGCAGTTGACCGCGGCCGGCATCCGCCCGGGCACTCGCGTGTGCGTCCACCGAAGCAAGCGGGAACTGGTCGAGATCGACGATTTCCTGGGGTCGTACTTCATGGATGACAGAGCGCTGCTGGTGGTGCTGCTGTCGGCGGCACGCGAGTTGCGGCAGCGGCCGGAACGACCGCCGCAGGACGTGTACTTCGTGTGCACGGTCAGCGAGGAGGTCGGCGGGCTCGGCGGTTCGTACGCCAGCCGGGCCCTGCCCGGTGAATTGACCCTGGCACTCGAGGTCGGCCCGACCGAAGCCGAGTACGGCACCACCGTCACCGGTGGACCGATCGTCGGCTACAGCGACGCGCAGTGTGTCTACGACAAGGGCGTCGCGGACCGGCTGATGGACGTGGCGACGGCGTTGGGCGCCGATCCACAGCCGGCGGTCCTGGGCGCGTTCGAATCCGATGCGTCGCATGCGAAGTCGAATGGGCACACGGCTGCGGCCGGGCTGCTGTGCCTGCCCACACTGAGCACCCACGGATATGAGGTGGTGCCGCGCGGTGGCATCGAGACACTGTCCGAGGTGCTGGTGGAGTTTCTCGCGGGCGCGCCCCGGGTAAACAGGGCTACATCCGGAAAGGATGCGCCATGA